In the Acinetobacter sp. YWS30-1 genome, CAGCGGGTAATAAGATCGCTGAGAAGCTCTCTGAATTCATCCCTTTAGAGTGTTACAGAATACTTTGCCCCTCTCACTATGCGCCAATTAAATACAATAGTGATGGTTCTGAGAAGCCTGAAAATGAATGGGGTGCTGACTGGACAGATTTCTTCAAACTGGATGGTTGTATAGAAGAATTTCTGTCTTTATTGGAAGAAGCTGAGCCTATTTCCCTTGATGTTAAAGAGGAAGATAACTTATCAGAAGGACGTTTTAACGTAGCACCTGTTGATATTAATGGGGCTTACCTCAATAAGAAAATGTATTACCCGGTTCAAACCTTAGTTCGTCAAAAAGAAACTGATGACTATCAAAATACATACTATGTAGAAAGGTATGAAACTGTTGTCGTGAGATCAGATGCTACAGTTCATAAAGCTGTAATATCTCCGGCACCAAAAGGAACACCTGAGTCTGAACGGGTTATTCGATTATCGGATGGAACTCTTATTAGATCAGCGCCTAAACCTAATGAATTTGGTACATGGAATTGGTCTAGCATTAATGACTACCGTATGGTTCCGTTCGTTGAAAATAACTATAACATCTGTGAACTGGGACCACGCGGTACCGGTAAAAGCCATATTTACAAAGAGTGTTCACCGAATAGTATTCTAGTTTCAGGTGGGCAAACCACTGTCGCTAATCTGTTCTATAACATGAGTAGCCGCCGTATTGGTCTGGTGGGGTTGTGGGATGTGGTGGCCTTTGATGAAGTTGCCGGTATTTCCTTTAAGGACAAAGATGGCGTTCAGATCATGAAAGACTACATGGCCTCAGGATCTTTTGCCCGTGGCCGTGAACAGATGGAAGCCTCAGCTTCGATGGTTTTTGTGGGTAATATTAACCAAAGTGTTGAATCCTTGGTGAAGACTAGCCACTTATTGGCTCCTTTTCCTGAAGCAATGATCGATTCAGCATTCTTTGATCGCTTTCATGCCTATATCCCGGGTTGGGAAATTCCAAAAATGCGTCCGGAATTCTTTACTAACCGTTATGGTCTAATCGTTGATTATCTGGCTGAATTCTTCAGGGAAATGCGTAAGCGTAGTTTTGCGGATGCCATTGAGAAGTACTTTAAGCTCGGCAACAACCTGAATCAGCGCGATGTGATTGCCGTTCGCAAGACGGTTTCCGGATTGATGAAGCTGCTCTACCCACATGGTCAGTTTAACAAAGAAGATGTACGGCAATGCCTGGAATATGCACTGCAGGTGCGCCGTCGGGTCAAAGAACAGCTGAAGAAAATTGGAGGGATGGAATTCTATGATGTGCATTTCAGCTATATCGACAATGACACCTTAGAAGAGCATTTTGTTTCAGTCAAAGAGCAGGGGGGTGGCGGACTTATTCCCGAAGGTCCTGCTAAACCAGGTTTTTTGTATACCATCGGACTCAGTAATAAGGGCATGCCAGGTTTATACCGCTTAGAACTGCAAGTCACTAAAGGTTCAGGAAAATTGGCGACATCTGGCTTATGGAATTCAAGTAGTGCCAAAGAACAGGTCAAGATTGCTTTTGATTACTTCAAGGCCAATGCATCCCGGATCTCGGGGGGCAGTAAGGTGCTGGAACATGATTTCCATTTACATGTGGTGGAATTACAGAATACCGGCCCGCTCAGCCATCTTGCTCTGCCAAGTTTAGTGGCTTTTGCTTCTGGCCTGTTAGGACGATCGGTACAAAGTCAGATGGTGGTACTGGGTGATATGAGCTTGGGTGGTTCTGTGACACCGGTGGAAAGTATTGCCGAATGTCTGCAAGTTGCTTTTGATGCGGGTGCCAAGAAGGTTGCTTTGCCAATGAGTAGTGCGGCAGATATCCCAACGATTCCTGTGGAACTGTTTACCAAGTTCCAGACCAGCTTTTATGCAGATCCGGTAGATGCTGTGTTTAAGGGGCTAGGGGTGGATTAATTTCATATCTGTCTGGAAGAGTTACAGTAGATTGTTTTAAATTCAGTTTCTCAAGTTAAACATCATGTTGTAAAAGCATACTGCCTCTTTAAAAGAGGCAGTATTTTTTCTAGTCCGTGATCATTAAACAAAAAGCAATGAACTGTACTGCTGAACCAAGAGATTAATGAAAGACTCAAAAGAGAGAATTATCATATTTATAGTCATTCTTGATTGCTTTCTATTCTGGGCTGACTATTGTGGGCAGGACATTACCTCACTATTGTAAAATATTGAGATAATCATTATTTCAAGCAACTCGAGAGGCTTAAATCTCATGACTAAAAAATCTTCTGAACCTCACGCGAAAATGTCGGCAGAATCTCAAGAAAAAGTACAAGAACCCGCTAGAGAAATGAAGGATGAAAAAATCCCTTTACCCGAATTGCATCAGACCAGGGATGTTTCTGAAAAAGTAACTGAATCCAGAGAATTATTGGGCAAGCAAATGTCAGCGAACCTGATTGCGATCGCAGAACTTATCAATAAACCCATTCCTCAAATGCAGGTGGATGAACATGGTGTTTTTCACGAGGTTAAAAGTAACTGATATGTATAGCTAAATTCCAAATAAATCACCGCAGTAATCTTGAAATAAGATATCAATATCTTTAACCCTAAACTTTTCCTAACTGATTTTACTTGAGCCCACATTTTTTCACTTCGTCTTGCACTTCGCCTCAAGCAGCGCTTGAGACTAGCTCAGGATTTAAGTCAGGGCTATATTTAGGTAGCCATACAAGGTAATGACCTGCTTTCTGAAGTAATTCTTGCAGTCTTTTACCTTTATGGAACGTCGCATTATCTATGATTGGCTGCTTAACCTCTGCTTTTAACTTTGGTTATTTATGGGAGGATTACCCTAAGCTATTGCTGGTTTAATAGATGATGGGGAGCAAAAAAGATAAAACTGCGTGCGCCAAAAGAAGAATTATTGTAATTTTCTGGACCAAACTTTTGAAGCAAAGTTTGAAATTCATCTTGTTCAATATTGATAATCGAAATTGATTTAAATGCGAATCCTGGTATGAGAATACATTTTAGGCCAAGATCATTTCTAAGCTTCTGTAATTTTATGAAAATTTTTCCTAGAGGTCTATTTTTTTCATCTGGACTTAAGTCCTCAGGGTGAAAGCCAAAAAAATTTTCTGGAAAGTCAGTAACGTTCTTGATAATAGTCATTAATTTCAGAGTAATAATTCGTTAAATAAAACTTTAATTCAAAAATTAAAAAAGCTCAAGCTATTGTTTTTTATCAACATAAAACATTGACCGAAAAATATTAGAGTTAATTGTCCAAAATTATATTTCTATTTTGGATTTACACCCGATGTTGTTGTTGTTATTCCCAAGGGCTTTGTTGCACAAAGATTTGAAATGCAAAGCGCCCCTAATTGAGCCAAATTTAAGGCGTAACTTGGGTAAGTGGTCGACCTAATTCCGTAAATCTGTTGAGGACTGCTACACGTGCATGGATCTCATTCACTTGGCTATCAAAACTCCTTGCACTGAGTTTATCTCCTAATAATTTGATGCAATGCATCTTAGTTTCAACCAACTTCGCCGATGATAGCCTGACCATTTTTTCCATAGTGTCCTGCCTAAACGTTTAATTGTTCGAAGTAATTCATTTCGCTCTAGCGAGCTACTCTTTGTATCTTTCCATGGTTTCGCATTTTTTCTAGGTGGAATCACCGCATGTGCTTGCCGATCTGCAATGACCTGACGGCATTGCTTGGTGTCATAAGCTCCATCGGTATAAACAGAGTCAATCTGCTCATCTTGTGGAATCTGATTAAGTAAATCACCAAGCACCTGTGAATCACTGACATTATTGGTTGTGAGCTGAATAGCGCGTATTTGTAGGGTTTTGGCATCTATACCAATATGTAGTTTACGCCATTGGCGACGATATTCAGCTCCATGTTTCTTGCGTTTCCATTTGCCCTCACCTAGCTTTACTGGTGACTAAATTATAAGTGCTCCCATTCTTCACCATTATAACCATCAAGCAGTCACCCTGCCGATCTTCTTCATGCAAACACTGCATGATGACAATAGTCGGTGTGTCCGGTGAGTTAGTACGAGACTCAAGCGTATTCTGGAGCTACTTGATTACCCTCGCCTTCCTTAATGGGACAACTTCTTTCAAACAATCCCGACAAACCTTGATTCCTCCATCATTAATTATGTAATCGATTTCAGTCATACCATGCAGGCCGAATAAACAGCATAGGAATTGAGACATTACTCTTTTCCAAATAATAAAAAACCATCCGAAGATGGTTTTTGTTTAGTCTTTAGCTATTAGCCGCAGGAAACTTGAACGATAATTTTAGTTTGTGGATCGGTGACTACCGTAACTCTATTTGAGCGGTAATCTAAAGTTACTGGTTGACCTGGCGCAACCATTCGTACAATTTCAGCTTTAGTCTTAGCTTTAATTACTGCTTCAGATAAACCAGTTTGTCCCACAAGCTTTGTTGCTTCATCAGTTATACAGCTAGTCATCGTATTTGGTTGTTGAGAAGGCATCTGTTCAGGATTATTTGCACATGCTGTCAATGCAACTGCCGCTAGAATTAAAGATAAATTCTGGATAATTTTCATAAGCTTTTGTCTTATCAGGATTAAAAAGGTAACCATACCAAATACGATAACCTCGACTGTAGGCTTAACTACAATCTCTATACATTCTATTTAAACCGAATATTTAATAAGAAAAGTATTGCTCTCTTAAAGTTAAGGTTTAAAAAATTCCATACAGATTTAATGCTCACAACTAAAAACCTCCCGAAGGAGGTTTTGTACACTATAGCATTTAAGTTTTTAACCACAAAATGCCTTAAGAATAGTTTTAGTTTGTGGATCAGCAATTACTGTTACTCGTCCTGGATGATAATCTTTAGTTATAGGTTGACCAGGTGCAACAAGTCTTACGACCTTAGCATTTGTTTTTGATTTGATGTCAGCTTCACTCGATAGTGTTGTACGGGCTAATGCTGCTGCACTTTCAGGTACGCATTTGTTCATCATTTCAGGCTTCTGAACAACGTCTGTATTAGGAGTGCCGGCACAAGCAGTCAAAGTCACTGCTGCAATAATAAGCGATACATGATAAATAATTTTCATAAGCTTCTATCTTTAACATATAAAAGCAGGATCATACCTAGGAAGGCTTAGAGCAGCCTAGTCATATCAACAATGTTAATACACTTCTTTAAATATTGAGATTTAAAAAAAACCACTTAACTCTCCCAAGTTAAGCAGGCACATGTCAGGTCATCAATCTTTTTTGCTCTTTTTCTCCACAAGCATCCTAACAAATAACTTATCTAGCCAAATAGAATTATTCCGCTTTGAATAGCCACTAATTTTGTAGACACCTTTTAGTTAGATAAAATGGCTAATTAACGAGGTGCTTATGAGCAGTAAACGATATCCTGAAGAATTCAAAATTGAAGCAGTAAAGCAAGTTACCGAGAAAGGTTATAGTGTGGCCGAGGTTGCTGCGCGTTTAGGTACAACTACACATAGTTTATATGCCTGGATTAAACGCTATGATCCTCAACAACCCAAAGTTACTCAATCAGCAGATCCAACTGCAGAGCTAGCAAAGCTCAGAAAAGAACTGCAAAGAGTAACGGCTTTGTTGCATAAAGGTTTGAAAGGCTGAGTTCCCTTAAGCTACTCAAACTTAAGAGACAACTTGGGTATGAGGGCGACCTAATTCTGTGAATTTATTCAAGACTGCCATGCGTGCATGGATCTCATTCACCTGACTTGGAAAACTCCGCGCTGTTAATTTATCGCCTAATAATTTGATGCAATGCATCTTGGTTTCAACCAAACTTCGACGGTGATAACCAGACCACTTTTTCCAAAGCGATCTGCCTAGCCGTTTGACTGTCTTTAATAATTCGTTCCGCTCTATAGACCTCGCTTGCTGATCCTTCCAAGGCTTTGCATTCTTTCTAGGTGGAATGATCGCATGTGCATCTCGATCTAAAATGACTTGTCGGCAGTGCTTTGTGTCATAAGCACCATCTGTATAAACAGAATCAATTGGTTCATCCAAGGGAATTTGAGCAAGTAAATCTTCGAGTACTTGAGAATCACTGACATTATTTGTGGTGAGTTGTACTGCACGTATTTGCAGGGTTTTAGCATCTATAGCAATGTGAAGCTTACGCCATTGGCGACGATATTCAGCCCCATGTTTCTTGCGTTTCCATTCACCTTCACCAAGAAACTTCAAACCAGTAGAGTCTATGAGTAGATGCAGTCCATCACTACTTTTTTGATAGCTAATCGCAATATCAATATGCTTTTGTCTACGACAAAGGGTGGAATAATCCGGAGCTGTCCAATCTAATCCAGAGAGTTTAATCAGACTTTGAACAAAACCTGTGACCATACGTAAAGAGAGTCGGAATAGTAATTTGATCATTAAGCAGCATTGAATCGCTGTATCGGAGTAGGTTTGATTTCGACCTTGCTTGCCTTGTGATTGTGCATACCACTGAGTCTTTGGATCAAACCAAATGGAAATATTACCTCGGTTAATTAAGGCTCGGTTATAGGATGACCAATTGGTTGTACGGTAGATTTTAGAGGCAGGCTTATTCATTTTGAAATCATATTGCTGAATAAGCTTTTGATGCTAGGTTTGTGCAACAAAGGGCACTGTTGCAAATAGAGATTTGAGTCGATGATGTTCCCTTTAAAAAGTACTTAGAGACCGAAAACCCTGTTGATTAGACACACTTCACCCTGAGGCTGACCATAATAAAATGACGATGCTTGTCCTTTACGTAGTGCACGCATGACTTCAATACCTTTAATTGTGGCATAAGCCGTCTTCATAGATTTGAATCCTAATGTGGCCCTGATGATCCGCTTTAGCTTGCCATGATCACATTCAATCACGTTATTTTTAAACTTAATCTGCCTGTGCTCAAGGTCTGGTGGACATTTACCTTCCCGTTTTAACCGTGATAAAGCACGTCCATATGTGGGTGCTTTATCCGTGTTGATCACTTGTGGAATTTGCCACTTCTTCACATTATTTAAAATTTTTCCAAGAAAACAATATGCTGATTTGGTATTACGTCTAGAAGAAAGATAAAAATCAATGGTATCGCCACGTTGATCGACTGCACGATACAGATAAGACCATCGTCCATTCACTTTTACATAGGTTTCATCAATATGCCACGAGCTCAGATCTGTAGGATTACGCCAATACCAGCGTAAACGTTTTTCTATTTCAGGAGCATAACGTTGAACCCAACGGTAAATAGTCGTGTGATCAACATTCACACCCCGTTCGGCCAGCATTTCCTGCAGTTCACGATAGCTAATGCCATATTTACAATACCAGCGCACAGCCCAAAGAATGATTTCGCCCTGAAAATGCCGACCATGGAAAGGATTCATATGCTGCACCTTTAGCTAAAACAGTCTTCAGCTTACCATTCGTGGTTATTTGCAACAGTGCCGCTGACGCACACCATCGCCCACCGGGTGGGTCGCTATCTGGAACGGCAAGGCCTGCTGGAACGGGATGTCGAAAACAGCTATCTGGCCTCGGATGCGGTGGATGACGACCCGATGACACCCCTGCTGGGGCACTCGATCACTTACCGTATCGCTGTCGGTTCACAGGCGGGGCGAAAGGTGTTCACTTTGCAAACTCTGCCGACCAGTGGTGATCCGTTCGGTGACGGGATTGGCAAGGTAGCCGGGTCCAGCCTGCACGCCGGCGTGGCGGCCAGGGCCGATGAACGCAAGAAGCTCGAACGGCTGTGCCGGTACATCAGCCGCCCGGCGGTATCCGAGAAGCGGCTGTCGTTAACACGAGGCGGCAACGTGCGCTACCAGCTCAAGACGCCGTACCGGGACGGCACCACGCACGTCATTTTCGAACCATTGGATTTCATTGCAAGGCTGGCCGCCCTGGTACCGAAGCCCAGAGTCAACCTAACCCGCTTCCACGGGGTGTTCGCACCCAACAGTCGGCACCGGGCGTTGGTCACGCCGGCAAAACGGGGCAGGGGCAACAAGGTCAGGGTGGCTGATGAACCGGCAACACCAGCACAACGGCGAGCGTCGATGACATGGGCGCAACGGCTCAAGCGTGTTTTCAATATCGACATCGAGACCTGCAGCGGCTGCGGCGGCGCCATGAAAGTCATCGCCTGCATTGAAGACCCTATAGTGATCAAGCAGATCCTTGATCACCTGAAGCACAAAGCCGAAACCAGCGGGACCAGGGCGTTACCCGAAAGCCGGGCGCCACCGGCTGAGCTGCTCCTGGGTCTGTTTGACTGACGAGCCTGAAGGCCAACGATACCAATCAAAATGCTGCGTTCACAGCGCCGCGGCAGGGATCCGCCGTGCTGGTTGTCGGAAAAGGAGCCGCTAGTGGGAAAGAGGAGGGTAAATTTTCAGCGTTGCTGGCTCCCCGTCAGCCGGATTGGGTTGCATCGCAGGGGTGTCGAAAGAGTCAACTGCGGTCCAAAGCTGTTGGACTTGGGTGAAAAGGGCGTTTATTCTTCCTATACGTGCCGCGTTCCAGGCGGCGACTATGAGGGCTATGTCGATGCCCATGTGCGCCGGCTGGAGGCGCTACGCCGGGCCGGTATCGTCGAGCGGATCGACGCCGACCAATGGCGCATCCCCGATGATCTGGTCAGCCGTGCCGCCGCCCATGACGCCGGCCGAGACAGTCAGGCCAGCGTTCGCGTCCTTTCCCCGGTCGATCTGAACAAACAGATCGGATCGGACGGCGCGACCTGGCTGGACCGGCGGCTGATCCACGGCGAGACGGCCGACCTTGCGCCAACCGGCTTCGGGCAACAAGTCCGCGAAGCCATGGACCAGCGCCGCGAGCACCATATCGAACAGGGCGACGCCACCCGCAGCCGGGACAGCCGCGTCTTCTACCGGCGCAACCTTCTCGCCATCCTGCGGGAGCGCGAGGTAGCCGGCGTCGGATCGGATATGGCTTTGAGTAAGGGCCTGCCGTTCCGCGCCGCCACGGACGGCGAGAGCGTCAGCGGCAAGTTTACCGGAACCGTGCATCTATCGAGCGGCAAGTTCGCCGTGGTCGAGAAATCCCATGAGTTCACCCTTGTCCCGTGGCGGCCGATCATCGACCGCCAACTCGGCCGCGAGGTTATGGGCATCGTGCAGGGCGGGTCGGTGTCGTGGCAGTTAGGGCGGCAGAGGGGGCTGGAACGCTGAGTGCGCCCATGCCGCATTGCGAAGCAAAAGATAATCGGATAAAATGTAGCAATTCATATTCGTAAGCGTGGAGTAATCAGATGGGAAATTCCAAGTCATCAGACAAGTAAGCCGCAACAACCAGTATTGTTGTTGCGGCGCTCTGTAAGGCTAGTCTCATCTGATTGCTGACGAGCAGACGTCGCCCGGTATTCCTTAATCGAGGGTTGATTCGTCATGACCACCACACGCCCCGCGTGGGCCTATACGCTGCCGGCAGCACTGCTGCTGATGGCTCCTTTCGACATCCTCGCTTCACTGGCGATGGATATTTATCTCCCTGTCGTTCCAGCGATGCCCGGCATCCTGAACACGACGCCCGCTATGATCCAACTCACGTTGAGCCTCTATATGGTGATGCTCGGCGTGGGCCAGGTGATTTTTGGTCCGCTCTCAGACAGAATCGGGCGACGGCCAATTCTACTTGCGGGCGCAACGGCTTTCGTCATTGCGTCTCTGGGAGCAGCTTGGTCTTCAACTGCACCGGCCTTTGTCGCTTTCCGTCTACTTCAAGCAGTGGGCGCGTCGGCCATGCTGGTGGCGACGTTCGCGACGGTTCGCGACGTTTATGCCAACCGTCCTGAGGGTGTCGTCATCTACGGCCTTTTCACTTCGATACTGGCGTTCGTGCCTGCGCTCGGCCCTATCGCCGGAGCATTGATCGGCGAGTTCTTGGGATGGCAGGCGATATTCATTACTTTGGCTATACTGGCGATGCTCGCACTCCTAAATGCGGGTTTCAGGTGGCACGAAACCCGCCCTCTGGATCAAGTCAAGACGCGCCGATCTGTCTTGCCGATCTTCGCGAGTCCGGCTTTTTGGGTTTACACTGTCGGCTTTAGCGCCGGTATGGGCACCTTCTTCGTCTTCTTCTCGACGGCTCCCCGTGTGCTCATAGGCCAAGCGGAATATTCCGAGATCGGATTCAGCTTTGCCTTCGCCACTGTCGCGCTTGTAATGATCGTGACAACCCGTTTCGCGAAGTCCTTTGTCGCCAGATGGGGCATCGCAGGATGCGTGGCGCGTGGGATGGCGTTGCTTGTTTGCGGAGCGGTCCTGTTGGGGATCGGCGAACTTTACGGCTCGCCGTCATTCCTCACCTTCATCCTACCGATGTGGGTTGTCGCGGTCGGTATTGTCTTCACGGTGTCCGTTACCGCGAACGGCGCTTTGGCAGAGTTCGACGACATCGCGGGATCAGCGGTCGCGTTCTACTTCTGCGTTCAAAGCCTGATAGTCAGCATTGTCGGGACATTGGCGGTGGCACTTTTAAACGGTGACACAGCGTGGCCCGTGATCTGTTACGCCACGGCGATGGCGGTACTGGTTTCGTTGGGGCTGGTGCTCCTTCGGCTCCGTGGGGCTGCCACCGAGAAGTCGCCAGTCGTCTAACCGACGACTGGTAGCAGGCCCGCTCCGATGCGGCGCACTAACCATCGAAACCTCGTGAATGTCGGTATCCTGTCTGGCAGGATACCGCTCATTTCCCTTGTTCAGTTCATCGCCGTCGCCGAGCATCTGAATTTTCGGCATGCGGCCAAGGCACTTGGTATCAGCCAGTCGAGCGTCAGCGCGCGTGTGAAAGCGCTGGAGGATAACCTTGGTGTCCTGCTATTTGAGCGCCATGCGCGGGGCGTTCGGCTAACAGACGCAGGCAGGCACTTCATGGAGCGTGTCACGGCGGGTGTCGATCAACTCGATCACGCAGTGAAGACCGCGGAGTGACGGGCACTGGCTGGCAATGTCTAGCAACGGCAGGCATTTCGGCTGAGGGTAAAAGAACTTTCCGCTAAGCGATAGACTGTATGTAAACACAGTATTGCAAGGACGCGGAACATGCCTCATGTGGCGGCCAGGACGGCCAGCCGGGATCGGGATACTGGTCGTTACCAGAGCCACCGACCCGAGCAAACCCTTCTCTATCAGATCGTTGACGAGTATTACCCGGCATTCGCTGCGCTTATGGCAGAGCAGGGAAAGGAATTGCCGGGCTATGTGCAACGGGAATTTGAAGAATTTCTCCAATGCGGGCGGCTGGAGCATGGCTTTCTACGGGTTCGCTGCGAGTCTTGCCACGCCGAGCACCTGGTCGCTTTCAGCTGTAAGCGTCGCGGTTTCTGCCCGAGCTGTGGGGCGCGGCGGATGGCCGAAAGTGCCGCCTTGCTGGTTGATGAAGTACTGCCTGAACAACCCATGCGTCAGTGGGTGTTGAGCTTCCCGTTTCAGCTGCGTTTCCTGTTTGCCAGCCGGCCCGAGATCATGGGGTGGGTGCTGGGCATCGTTTACCGCGTCATTGCCACGCACCTGGTCAAGAAAGCGGGCCATACCCACCAAGTGGCCAAGACGGGCGCGGTCACCCTGATCCAGCGTTTTGGATCGGCGCTCAATCTGAATGTTCACTTCCACATGCTGTTTCTCGACGGTGTGTATGTCGAGCAATCCCACGGCTCAGCGCGTTTCCGCTGGGTCAAGGCGCCGACCAGCCCAGAGCTCACCCAGCTGACGCACACCATCGCCCACCGGGTGGGTCGCTATCTGGAACGGCAAGGCCTGCTGGAACGGGATGTCGAAAACAGCTATCTGGCCTCGGATGCGGTGGATGACGACCCGATGACACCCCTGCTGGGGCACTCGATCACTTACCGTATCGCTGTCGGTTCACAGGCGGGGCGAAAGGTGTTCACTTTGCAAACTCTGCCGACCAGTGGTGATCCGTTCGGTGACGGGATTGGCAAGGTAGCCGGGTCCAGCCTGCACGCCGGCGTGGCGGCCAGGGCCGATGAACGCAAGAAGCTCGAACGGCTGTGCCGGTACATCAGCCGCCCGGCGGTATCCGAGAAGCGGCTGTCGTTAACACGAGGCGGCAACGTGCGCTACCAGCTCAAGACGCCGTACCGGGACGGCACCACGCACGTCATTTTCGAACCATTGGATTTCATTGCAAGGCTGGCCGCCCTGGTACCGAAGCCCAGAGTCAACCTAACCCGCTTCCACGGGGTGTTCGCACCCAACAGTCGGCACCGGGCGTTGGTCACGCCGGCAAAACGGGGCAGGGGCAACAAGGTCAGGGTGGCTGATGAACCGGCAACACCAGCACAACGGCGAGCGTCGATGACATGGGCGCAACGGCTCAAGCGTGTTTTCAATATCGACATCGAGACCTGCAGCGGCTGCGGCGGCGCCATGAAAGTCATCGCCTGCATTGAAGACCCTATAGTGATCAAGCAGATCCTTGATCACCTGAAGCACAAAGCCGAAACCAGCGGGACCAGGGCGTTACCCGAAAGCCGGGCGCCACCGGCTGAGCTGCTCCTGGGTCTGTTTGACTGACGAGCCTGAAGGCCAACGATACCAATCAAAATGCTGCGTTCACAGCGCCGCGGCAGGGATCCGCCGTGCTGGTTGTCGGAAAAGGAGCCGCTAGTGGGAAAGAGGAGGGTAAATTTTCAGCGTTGCTGGCTCCCCGTCAGCCGGATTGGGTTGCATCGCAGGGGTGTCGAAAGAGTCAACTGCGGTCCAAAGCTGTTGGACTTGGGTGAAAAGGGCGTTTATTCTTCCTATACGTTGTCGGCAGCGGGCCAAAAAGGAATACGTCCATGCCCATCGAGGTGAAACCGGCTGTGAGCGCGGGTTCAAGCATATAGCCCGACAGGCGCGTATCCTTGCCGATCACGACACGATGGCGGTGGTCACCGCGACGAAAGACACGGCCAGCCGCCATGCCGACGCGCAAGGCGGTTTCCGCCGTCATCGCGCCTTCGTTGGCTTTGCCACGAATACCGTCTGTGCCGAAATATTTGCGCACCATAAGGTCGATTATCCTGTCGTCGGGTCGCCCTCAAAGGGGACATGCCTGCTGAACCGCGAATATAGAGAAATATCCCGAATGTGCAGTTAACGAATTCTTGCGGTTTCTTTCAGCGCCGCCAATACCGCCAGCCCGTCGCGCAAGGGGCGCGGCTCGTGTGTGCGGATGAAGTCAGCTCCACCTGCGGCGGCGGCAAGCTCTGCAGCGAGTGTCGCGGCCCCGACATCCCCCGGACCACGGCCTGTGAGCGCGCGCAGAAAGGATTTGCGCGAAACAGACAGAAGCACCGGCAAATCGAAGCGCAGCCGCAATTCATCGAACCGCGCCAGCACCGAGAGCGAGGTTTCGGGAGCAGCCCCCAGAAAAAACCCCATGCCGGGATCAAGGACAAGGCGGTTGCGTTTGATACCGGCACCCGTCAGCGCCGCG is a window encoding:
- a CDS encoding I78 family peptidase inhibitor; its protein translation is MKIIQNLSLILAAVALTACANNPEQMPSQQPNTMTSCITDEATKLVGQTGLSEAVIKAKTKAEIVRMVAPGQPVTLDYRSNRVTVVTDPQTKIIVQVSCG
- a CDS encoding I78 family peptidase inhibitor, coding for MKIIYHVSLIIAAVTLTACAGTPNTDVVQKPEMMNKCVPESAAALARTTLSSEADIKSKTNAKVVRLVAPGQPITKDYHPGRVTVIADPQTKTILKAFCG
- a CDS encoding IS5 family transposase; amino-acid sequence: MNKPASKIYRTTNWSSYNRALINRGNISIWFDPKTQWYAQSQGKQGRNQTYSDTAIQCCLMIKLLFRLSLRMVTGFVQSLIKLSGLDWTAPDYSTLCRRQKHIDIAISYQKSSDGLHLLIDSTGLKFLGEGEWKRKKHGAEYRRQWRKLHIAIDAKTLQIRAVQLTTNNVSDSQVLEDLLAQIPLDEPIDSVYTDGAYDTKHCRQVILDRDAHAIIPPRKNAKPWKDQQARSIERNELLKTVKRLGRSLWKKWSGYHRRSLVETKMHCIKLLGDKLTARSFPSQVNEIHARMAVLNKFTELGRPHTQVVS
- a CDS encoding IS6-like element IS1006 family transposase, coding for MNPFHGRHFQGEIILWAVRWYCKYGISYRELQEMLAERGVNVDHTTIYRWVQRYAPEIEKRLRWYWRNPTDLSSWHIDETYVKVNGRWSYLYRAVDQRGDTIDFYLSSRRNTKSAYCFLGKILNNVKKWQIPQVINTDKAPTYGRALSRLKREGKCPPDLEHRQIKFKNNVIECDHGKLKRIIRATLGFKSMKTAYATIKGIEVMRALRKGQASSFYYGQPQGEVCLINRVFGL
- a CDS encoding DUF3363 domain-containing protein; protein product: MLRSQRRGRDPPCWLSEKEPLVGKRRVNFQRCWLPVSRIGLHRRGVERVNCGPKLLDLGEKGVYSSYTCRVPGGDYEGYVDAHVRRLEALRRAGIVERIDADQWRIPDDLVSRAAAHDAGRDSQASVRVLSPVDLNKQIGSDGATWLDRRLIHGETADLAPTGFGQQVREAMDQRREHHIEQGDATRSRDSRVFYRRNLLAILREREVAGVGSDMALSKGLPFRAATDGESVSGKFTGTVHLSSGKFAVVEKSHEFTLVPWRPIIDRQLGREVMGIVQGGSVSWQLGRQRGLER
- the floR gene encoding chloramphenicol/florfenicol efflux MFS transporter FloR, with amino-acid sequence MTTTRPAWAYTLPAALLLMAPFDILASLAMDIYLPVVPAMPGILNTTPAMIQLTLSLYMVMLGVGQVIFGPLSDRIGRRPILLAGATAFVIASLGAAWSSTAPAFVAFRLLQAVGASAMLVATFATVRDVYANRPEGVVIYGLFTSILAFVPALGPIAGALIGEFLGWQAIFITLAILAMLALLNAGFRWHETRPLDQVKTRRSVLPIFASPAFWVYTVGFSAGMGTFFVFFSTAPRVLIGQAEYSEIGFSFAFATVALVMIVTTRFAKSFVARWGIAGCVARGMALLVCGAVLLGIGELYGSPSFLTFILPMWVVAVGIVFTVSVTANGALAEFDDIAGSAVAFYFCVQSLIVSIVGTLAVALLNGDTAWPVICYATAMAVLVSLGLVLLRLRGAATEKSPVV
- a CDS encoding LysR family transcriptional regulator codes for the protein MRRTNHRNLVNVGILSGRIPLISLVQFIAVAEHLNFRHAAKALGISQSSVSARVKALEDNLGVLLFERHARGVRLTDAGRHFMERVTAGVDQLDHAVKTAE
- a CDS encoding IS91-like element ISVsa3 family transposase, yielding MPHVAARTASRDRDTGRYQSHRPEQTLLYQIVDEYYPAFAALMAEQGKELPGYVQREFEEFLQCGRLEHGFLRVRCESCHAEHLVAFSCKRRGFCPSCGARRMAESAALLVDEVLPEQPMRQWVLSFPFQLRFLFASRPEIMGWVLGIVYRVIATHLVKKAGHTHQVAKTGAVTLIQRFGSALNLNVHFHMLFLDGVYVEQSHGSARFRWVKAPTSPELTQLTHTIAHRVGRYLERQGLLERDVENSYLASDAVDDDPMTPLLGHSITYRIAVGSQAGRKVFTLQTLPTSGDPFGDGIGKVAGSSLHAGVAARADERKKLERLCRYISRPAVSEKRLSLTRGGNVRYQLKTPYRDGTTHVIFEPLDFIARLAALVPKPRVNLTRFHGVFAPNSRHRALVTPAKRGRGNKVRVADEPATPAQRRASMTWAQRLKRVFNIDIETCSGCGGAMKVIACIEDPIVIKQILDHLKHKAETSGTRALPESRAPPAELLLGLFD